A genomic region of Marinobacter szutsaonensis contains the following coding sequences:
- a CDS encoding GDCCVxC domain-containing (seleno)protein: MAEVILESTITCPECGHQKMEVMPTNACQYFYECEACKALLKPKPGDCCVFCSFGTVVCPPVQQGLSSCGGECHGL, encoded by the coding sequence ATGGCAGAGGTCATTCTGGAGTCCACCATCACCTGTCCCGAGTGCGGTCATCAGAAAATGGAAGTGATGCCGACCAATGCCTGTCAGTATTTCTATGAGTGCGAGGCCTGCAAAGCGCTGCTAAAGCCGAAGCCGGGCGATTGTTGTGTGTTCTGCTCGTTCGGCACCGTGGTTTGCCCGCCGGTTCAGCAAGGTCTCTCTTCATGTGGAGGGGAATGCCATGGATTATGA
- a CDS encoding Glu/Leu/Phe/Val dehydrogenase, producing MDYDFLDESGQILREAGRLGRIDPNVIEFLAAPARVVSFRIPMKMDDGSFRVFEAHRVRYNDALGPSRDGTRISPDLDLDEVKSLAMIMSIKHAAGRIPAGGGKGGIVADPRELSDREFQSLCRAYMRFLRPRGQAYDVPGADIGTNLQTMSWMLDEYESITGYHEPAAVNDKPPILGGSLGGFEATGSGVFDVFREAAEQADFDIENARVAIQGFGQVGSVAASMFYEAGCDVVAVCDSRGGVYSNDGLDVPALLAHKKSTGKVSDFAGNEPITSEAMLECDCDVLVPASVQGVITADNADRIQARMVVEAANAPTTLKADAMLLERGVIIVPDVLANAGSVHLCQMERSQGLSDNYWDIDTINHLRRERLAKGYREAVITAAEYQVKSVRLGAWVNALKRIEEAMHLRGWC from the coding sequence ATGGATTATGATTTTCTGGATGAAAGTGGGCAGATTCTTCGTGAGGCTGGCCGCCTCGGCAGGATTGACCCCAATGTAATCGAGTTTCTTGCCGCACCGGCGCGTGTGGTGAGCTTTCGCATTCCGATGAAAATGGACGATGGCAGTTTCCGGGTGTTTGAGGCCCACCGTGTCCGCTATAACGATGCCCTCGGGCCGAGCCGGGACGGGACGCGGATTTCCCCGGATCTCGACCTGGATGAGGTGAAATCGCTCGCGATGATCATGTCGATCAAACATGCGGCCGGGCGAATTCCTGCCGGTGGCGGCAAGGGCGGCATCGTGGCCGACCCGCGTGAACTGAGCGATCGGGAGTTCCAGTCACTCTGCCGGGCCTATATGCGCTTCCTTCGCCCGAGAGGGCAGGCCTATGATGTGCCAGGTGCCGATATCGGTACGAATCTGCAAACCATGAGCTGGATGCTGGACGAATACGAGTCGATCACCGGCTACCATGAACCGGCGGCAGTCAATGACAAGCCGCCCATCCTTGGCGGCTCGCTGGGGGGCTTTGAGGCGACCGGGAGTGGGGTTTTCGATGTGTTCAGGGAAGCCGCCGAGCAGGCCGACTTTGACATCGAAAATGCCCGTGTGGCTATCCAGGGATTCGGCCAGGTCGGGTCCGTGGCGGCCAGCATGTTCTACGAAGCCGGCTGTGATGTCGTGGCGGTTTGCGATAGCCGTGGCGGCGTTTATTCGAACGACGGGCTCGATGTTCCGGCTCTGCTGGCGCACAAGAAGTCCACGGGAAAAGTCTCGGACTTTGCCGGCAATGAGCCGATCACCAGCGAAGCGATGCTGGAATGTGACTGCGACGTACTGGTGCCTGCCTCGGTTCAGGGCGTGATTACCGCGGATAATGCGGACCGGATCCAGGCCCGCATGGTGGTGGAAGCCGCCAATGCGCCAACCACGTTGAAAGCGGATGCGATGTTGCTGGAAAGGGGCGTGATTATTGTGCCGGATGTGCTGGCTAATGCCGGAAGTGTGCATTTGTGCCAGATGGAGCGTAGCCAGGGTCTTTCGGATAATTACTGGGATATTGATACCATCAATCACTTACGGCGGGAGCGCTTGGCAAAGGGCTATCGGGAAGCCGTGATTACGGCGGCTGAATACCAGGTGAAATCGGTCCGGCTGGGCGCGTGGGTTAATGCGCTCAAGCGGATTGAAGAGGCGATGCACCTGCGCGGTTGGTGTTAG